The following coding sequences are from one Xiphophorus couchianus chromosome 7, X_couchianus-1.0, whole genome shotgun sequence window:
- the slc16a6b gene encoding solute carrier family 16 member 6b, producing the protein METPRVPGCLGPNVYPAVPDGGWGWAVAVAFFMVEVNTYGVLKTLGVFLQDLMDEFQESNSRVSWVISISAFIFAFTAPLASLLSNRFGYRPVVMMGGFLMSLGMICSAFTSSINQMYVTIGIISGFGFCLSFLPTVTILAQYFSRRRALVTSIASSGESFAIFAFAPAFSRLRQAIGWRCCLMVLGVMQASVVVFGVLLRPISIEPELVKEDGDSDSMSNSDSELASLKQQSAYELENEQTQTSLSSAMSRGSGDSGVTSLSSSDQDLRDNAEEVSLPPSLVHEAPVGGAGAGSPPRLLDFSMLKDAAFLWYCLFGLLATLGFFAPQLYIIELSKSRGVAPSVAPSMLSVMAVAEIVGRFSIGVVMNRVGCRKTRVLLGCVVAMAMVLLAFAVVWEFWGLAVCCALYGFFMGTVGSTHIPLLAEDEVVGIGRMPACVGVYVFIQSFAGLAGPPLGGVLVDVTKNYGAAFYSCAAGMGLSAVCLALVGVAKSGVCHRTSGSENKEEEQVSQDSKPLDFLEVDLMETSPVEQAEVV; encoded by the exons ATGGAGACTCCCAGAGTACCTGGTTGCTTGGGTCCAAATGTTTACCCGGCGGTGCCGGACGGAGGCTGGGGCTGGGCCGTGGCCGTGGCCTTCTTCATGGTGGAGGTCAACACGTATGGCGTCCTCAAGACCCTCGGAGTGTTCCTCCAGGACCTCATGGATGAGTTCCAGGAGAGCAACAGCCGTGTCTCCTGGGTCATCTCCATCTCTGCGTTCATCTTCGCCTTCACAG CCCCTCTGGCTTCGTTGCTCAGCAACCGCTTCGGCTACCGTCCAGTGGTCATGATGGGAGGCTTCCTCATGAGTCTGGGGATGATCTGCTCCGCCTTCACCAGCAGCATCAACCAGATGTACGTCACTATCGGCATCATCTCAG GGTTTGGCTTCTGCCTCTCCTTCCTCCCCACGGTCACCATCCTAGCCCAGTACTTCTCCAGGCGGCGAGCCCTCGTCACGTCCATCGCTTCCTCTGGAGAATCCTTCGCCATATTTGCTTTTGCACCCG CGTTCAGCAGACTGAGGCAGGCCATCGGGTGGCGCTGCTGCCTCATGGTCCTCGGCGTCATGCAGGCGTCTGTAGTTGTCTTCGGCGTCCTCCTGCGTCCAATCAGCATCGAGCCAGAGCTGGTGAAGGAGGACGGCGACTCGGACTCGATGTCAAACTCGGACTCTGAGTTGGCCTCTCTGAAGCAGCAGAGCGCTTATGAGCTGGAGAACGAACAGACCCAGACCTCACTGAGCTCGGCCATGTCTAGAGGCTCCGGGGACTCGGGCGTAACATCCCTGTCCTCCTCCGACCAGGACCTGAGGGACAATGCTGAGGAGGTCTCACTGCCGCCCAGCCTGGTCCACGAGGCCCCGGTGGGAGGGGCCGGGGCTGGGAGCCCCCCCAGGCTGCTGGACTTCTCCATGCTGAAGGACGCAGCCTTCCTGTGGTACTGTCTGTTCGGCCTGCTGGCCACGCTGGGCTTTTTTGCCCCGCAGCTCTACATCATTGAGCTGAGCAAGAGCCGGGGCGTGGCCCCCAGCGTGGCCCCCAGCATGCTGTCTGTGATGGCTGTGGCTGAAATCGTGGGGCGCTTCTCCATTGGGGTGGTGATGAACAGGGTGGGCTGCAGGAAGACCCGCGTCCTGCTGGGCTGTGTGGTCGCCATGGCGATGGTTCTGCTGGCCTTCGCCGTGGTGTGGGAGTTCTGGGGCCTGGCGGTGTGCTGCGCGCTCTACGGCTTCTTCATGGGCACCGTGGGCTCCACCCACATCCCACTGCTGGCCGAGGACGAGGTGGTGGGCATCGGCCGGATGCCTGCCTGTGTCGGGGTCTACGTCTTCATCCAGAGCTTTGCCGGCCTGGCCGGACCGCCGCTGGGAG GTGTGCTGGTGGACGTGACCAAGAACTACGGAGCAGCGTTTTACTCATGTGCTGCAGGAATGGGGCTCAGCGCCGTCTGCCTGGCTCtggtgggcgtggccaagtCCGGCGTGTGCCACAGAACAAGCGGGAGCGAGAACAAAGAAGAAGAGCAGGTCTCTCAGGACAGTAAACCTTTAGACTTTCTGGAGGTGGACTTGATGGAGACCAGTCCGGTCGAACAGGCTGAGGTCGTCTGA
- the gna13b gene encoding guanine nucleotide-binding protein subunit alpha-13b translates to MADFLPSRSLLSLCFPSCFLTNEEAEQLRKSREINKRIHQDKTYVKRLVKILLLGAGESGKSTFLKQMRIIHGEDFDQKAKEEFRATIFSNVIKGIRVLVDAREKLHIPWGDPSNQQHGETMMAFDTRSAMAHSHGMVEPKVFQHYLPSIRALWADEGIQNAYDRRREFQLGESVKYFLDHLEKLGESDYLPSQQDILLARKPTKGIHEYNFKIKKVPFKMVDVGGQRSERRRWFDCFDSVTSILFLVSSSEYDQVLMEDRQTNRLSESLNIFETIVNNRAFINVSIILFLNKTDLLEEKVKQVSIKDYFPEFLGDAGSLAAVQCFLVECFRRKRRMLQPPQKPIYHHFTTAINTENIRLVFRDVKDTILHDNLRQLILE, encoded by the exons ATGGCGGACTTCCTGCCGTCCCGCTCCCTTTTATCGTTATGTTTTCCTAGCTGTTTCCTAACGAACGAGGAGGCAGAGCAACTGCGGAAGTCGAGGGAGATAAATAAGCGTATTCATCAAGATAAGACTTACGTTAAGAGGTTAGTAAAGATCTTACTACTCGGAGCGGGAGAGAGCGGCAAGTCCACCTTCCTCAAACAGATGCGCATTATCCATGGGGAGGACTTCGATCAGAAGGCCAAAGAAGAATTCAGAGCCACGATTTTTAGTAATGTTATTAAAG GTATCCGGGTGCTGGTGGACGCGCGGGAGAAGCTTCACATCCCGTGGGGCGACCCGTCCAACCAGCAGCACGGGGAGACCATGATGGCGTTCGACACCCGATCCGCCATGGCCCACAGTCACGGCATGGTGGAGCCCAAAGTCTTCCAGCACTACCTGCCGTCCATCCGGGCCCTGTGGGCCGACGAGGGCATCCAGAACGCTTACGATCGGCGCCGGGAGTTCCAGCTG ggCGAGTCAGTCAAGTACTTCCTGGATCATTTGGAAAAGCTCGGAGAGTCG GACTACCTTCCCAGCCAACAGGACATCCTGCTGGCCAGGAAGCCCACCAAGGGGATCCACGAGTACAACTTTAAGATCAAGAAAGTTCCCTTCAAGATGGTGGACGTTGGCGGTCAGCGGTCGGAGAGGCGCCGCTGGTTCGACTGCTTCGACTCGGTCACCTCCATCCTCTTCCTCGTCTCTTCCTCTGAGTACGATCAG GTGCTGATGGAGGACCGGCAGACCAACCGGCTCAGCGAGTCGCTCAACATCTTCGAGACCATCGTTAACAACCGGGCCTTCATCAACGTCTCCATCATCCTGTTCCTCAACAAGACGGACCTGCtggaggagaaggtgaagcaGGTCTCCATCAAGGACTACTTCCCCGAGTTCTTGGGCGATGCCGGCAGTCTGGCGGCCGTGCAGTGCTTCCTGGTGGAGTGCTTCCGCAGGAAGCGGCGCATGCTCCAGCCGCCACAGAAGCCGATCTACCACCACTTCACCACGGCCATCAACACGGAGAACATCCGGCTGGTGTTCCGCGACGTCAAGGACACCATCCTGCACGACAACCTCAGGCAGCTGATTCTGGAGTGA